The following proteins are co-located in the Molothrus ater isolate BHLD 08-10-18 breed brown headed cowbird chromosome 29, BPBGC_Mater_1.1, whole genome shotgun sequence genome:
- the CTSK gene encoding cathepsin K: MWWPVLLALLLPAAPAQLHPERELDAQWELWKKTHHKQYNGQADEVTRRLIWEKNLKYINTHNLEHSLGVHTFELAMNHLGDMTSEEVVRTMTGLKVPRGRQRHNETLFVPDWSERAPAAMDWRKKGYVTPVKNQGQCGSCWAFSSVGALEGQLKRKTGKLLSLSPQNLVDCVANNDGCGGGYMTNAFEYVHQNRGIDSEDSYPYIGQDESCMYSPTGKAAKCRGYREIPEGNEKALKRAVARIGPISVGIDASLPSFQFYSRGVYYDESCNAENINHAVLAVGYGAQKGTKHWIIKNSWGEEWGNKGYVLLARNMNNACGVANLASFPKM, from the exons ATGTGGTGGCCcgtgctgctggccctgctgctccctgcagctccggCCCAGCTGCACCCGGAGCGGGAACTGGACGCgcagtgggagctgtggaaAAAGACCCACCACAAGCAGTACAACGGCCAG GCGGACGAGGTGACGCGGAGGCTGATTTGGGAGAAGAACCTCAAATACATCAACACCCACAACCTGGAGCACTCCCTGGGCGTCCACACCTTCGAGCTGGCCATGAACCACCTGGGTGACATG ACCAGCGAGGAGGTGGTGAGGACAATGACAGGGCTGAAGGTGCCCCGAGGTCGCCAACGCCACAACGAGACGCTCTTTGTCCCTGACTGGAGTGAGAGAGCCCCAGCTGCCATGGACTGGCGTAAGAAAGGCTACGTGACCCCTGTCAAGAACCAG GGCCAGTGTGGCTCGTGCTGGGCTTTCAGCTCGGTGGGTGCCCTGGAGGGGCAGCTGAAGAGGAAAACAGGCAAactgctgtccctcagccccCAGAACCTGGTGGACTGCGTGGCCAACAACGACGGCTGCGGGGGCGGCTACATGACCAACGCCTTCGAGTACGTCCACCAGAACCGCGGCATCGACTCCGAGGACTCCTACCCCTACATTGGCCAG GACGAGAGCTGCATGTACAGCCCCACTGGGAAGGCGGCCAAGTGCCGCGGCTACCGCGAGATCCCCGAGGGCAACGAGAAGGCTTTGAAGAGAGCGGTGGCCAGGATTGGGCCCATCTCCGTGGGCATCGATGCCAGCCTGCCCTCCTTCCAGTTCTACAGCCGAG GTGTGTACTACGACGAGAGCTGCAACGCTGAGAACATCAACCACGCCGTGCTGGCCGTGGGCTATGGGGCACAGAAAGGCACCAAGCACTGGATCATCAAGAACAG ctggggcgAGGAATGGGGCAACAAGGGCTACGTCCTCCTGGCCCGCAACATGAACAACGCCTGCGGTGTGGCCAACCTGGCCAGCTTCCCCAAGATGTGA
- the ECM1 gene encoding extracellular matrix protein 1, producing MAAFGLFLLLSAAALASGHLQQVVQQESLELRPPSIKQVLQQEQDLEVPPDILVGGAVAPSSNPPLWGTALDGFPPAWPMAATVTRHCRDPPTLPPPLLLPPNAFAHLRRQAAALAALRPRLNDCCRHHSPLPCARRAWTDVLDGFCTDEFGVKTRQFHCCRRHGAARRRCFAQETPAPTWDPVPTWDRSVAWDLVSEPPFPPGEPTATNIGNICGLRALRPGPPGPGGRSGPRVRLRVRLEREYGRCCRNESLSCAHSAWLKGLNRFCREESAVKTGQHRCCQRGGPKARGRCFAAAAPHPEYDRELHNVSLARPGPALLRSLCGPTRLFTQRRPVPELLGAMTAACCPLPAEDRGACAREQLSQAIATLCATPGDAWRDPQGCCSWEEPERRRCFDDAYLSQVTLGAALAPPPLGHEE from the exons ATGGCGGCCTTCggcctcttcctcctcctcagcgCCGCCG CGCTGGCCTCGGGGCATCTGCAGCAGGTGGTGCAGcaggagagcctggagctgcGGCCCCCCAGCATCAAACAAG tgctgcagcaggagcaggacctggAGGTGCCCCCCGACATCCTGGTGGGGGGAGCCGTGGCCCCCTCGAGCAACCCCCCGCTCTGGGGCACCGCCTTGGACGGGTTCCCCCCGGCCTGGCCCATGGCCGCCACCGTCACCCGGCACTGCCGGGACCCCCCCacgctgccgccgccgctgctgctcccCCCGAACGCCTTCGCGCACCTCCGGCGCCAGGCGGCCGCGCTGGCCGCGCTCCGGCCCCGCCTGAACGATTGCTGCCGGCACCACAGCCCGCTGCCCTGCGCCCGCCGCGCC TGGACGGACGTGCTGGACGGGTTCTGCACGGATGAGTTCGGGGTGAAGACGCGGCAGTTCCACTGCTGCCGCCGCCACGGGGCCGCGCGGCGCCGCTGCTTCGCCCAGGAGACCCCGGCCCCCACCTGGGACCCCGTCCCCACCTGGGACCGCAGCGTGGCCTGGGACTTGGTCAGCGAACCCCCCTTTCCTCCCGGCGAGCCCACGGCCACCAACATCGGCAACATCTGCGGGCTGCGGGCGCTGcgccccggcccccccggccccgggggccGCTCCGGGCCCCGCGTCCGACTGCGCGTCCGGCTGGAGCGGGAGTACGGGCGGTGCTGCCGCAACGAGAGCCTGAGCTGCGCCCACAGCGCC TGGCTGAAGGGGCTGAATCGGTTCTGCCGGGAAGAATCAGCGGTGAAGACGGGGCAGCACCGCTGCTGCCAGCGGGGGGGTCCCAAGGCCCGGGGTCGCTGCttcgccgccgccgccccccacCCTGAATACGACCGGGAGCTGCACAACGTGAgcctggcccggcccggcccggccctgctgCGCTCCCTGTGCGGCCCCACCCGGCTCTTCACACAGAG GCGCCCGGTACCGGAGCTGCTGGGGGCCATGACGGCTGCGTGCTGCCCGCTGCCCGCCGAGGACCGCGGCGCCTGTGCCCGGGAGCAG ctgtcCCAGGCCATCGCCACGCTCTGTGCCACCCCTGGGGACGCCtggagggacccccagggctgctgctcgtGGGAGGAGCCCGAGCGGCGCCGCTGCTTTGACGACGCCTACCTGAGCCAGGTGACCCTGGGGGCCGCCCTGGCCCCCCCGCCCCTCGGCCACGAGGAGTGA
- the TARS2 gene encoding threonine--tRNA ligase, mitochondrial: protein MSARAGSRLLLAGAPRRHRVSGPDPERLRLFQRLRAAAAERWDGPGDGAGGGTGSGRLPPGTPIRIALPGGRRLPGRALQTTPFQVATELGAGLAEVALVARVNGTLQDLDRPLEGDTDLELLDFSTPEGREAFWRSSACVLGAVAEQIFGATLCSSRATEDGFFCDVHMGSRTVQSTELPVLEEACATFARARHRFERLEATRQQLAELLKHNAFQLQQLEEVTSPTATVYRCGPLLQLCHGPLLRHTGLIGALRVLTSSAALWGGAGGQSLQRVAAVAFPSAQELEQWERAQEEAAQRDHRRIGKDQELFFFHKFSPGSCFFLPRGAHVYNTLVEFIRSEYRARGFSEVVTPNLFSPRLWELSGHWQHYSPHIFSVPATPETLSLKPMNCPAHCLMFAHRPRSWRELPLRLADFGVLHRNEPPGTLTGLTRVRRFQQDDAHIFCTLEQLESEIDSSLDFIRAVYAVLGFSFRLALATRPDGFLGDPETWDRAEQQLERSLKNFGQPWELSPGDGAFYGPKIDIRIRDALGRHHQCGTIQLDFQMPERFELEYASPSGSPARPVLIHRAVLGSVERMVAVLAESYGGRWPLWLSPLQAMVIPQTPEVEDYAREVQAVLRRGGLLADLDGDPGTTLARKIRRAQLAHYNFQLVVGRRERQRGTVSVRSRENRQLGELELPRVLQRLQELRDGRVPDAEQRF from the exons ATGTCCGCACGCGCCGGTTCGCGGCTGCTGCTGGCGGGAGCCCCGCGGCGACACCGG GTGTCCGGGCCGGACCCCGAGCGCCTCCGGCTCTTCCAGCGgctgcgggcggcggcggcggagcgctGGGACGGGCCCGGGGATGGGGCGGGCGGCGGGACCGGGAGCGGCCGCCTCCCACCGGGGACCCCGATCCGCATCGCGCTGCCCGGCGGGCGCCGCCTGCCCGGCCGGGCCCTGCAAACCACCCCGTTCCAGGTGGCCACGGAGCTCGG GGCTGGCCTGGCCGAGGTGGCCTTGGTGGCCCGGGTGAACGGGACCCTCCAGGACCTGGACCGGCCTCTGGAAGGTGACACCGACCTGGAGCTGCTCGACTTCTCCACGCCCGAGGGGCGGGAG gctTTCTGGCGCTCCAGTGCCTGCGTCCTGGGGGCGGTGGCAGAGCAGATTTTCGGGGCGACGCTTTGCAGCAGCCGGGCCACCGAGGATGGCTTCTTCTGTGACGTGCACATGGGCAGCAG GACGGTGCAGAGCACGGAGCTGCCGGTGCTGGAGGAGGCCTGTGCCACGTTCGCCCGTGCCCGGCACCGCTTCGAGCGCCTCGAGGCCACCCgccagcagctggctgagctgctcaag cacaacgccttccagctgcagcagctcgAGGAGGTGACATCCCCCACGGCCACGGTGTacag GTGTGgccccctgctccagctgtgccacgGGCCCCTCCTGCGGCACACGGGGCTGATCGGAGCCCTGCGGGTGCTCACG AGCTCGGCTGCGCTCTgggggggagctgggggtcaGTCCCTGCAGCGTGTGGCCGCCGTGGCCttccccagtgcccaggagctggagcagtgggagcgGGCACAGGAGGAGGCGGCTCAGCGGGATCACCGCAGGATCGGCAAg GATCAGgagcttttcttcttccacaagttcagccctggcagctgcttctTCCTGCCCCGTGGTGCCCACGTCTACAACACCCTGGTGGAGTTTATCCGG agcGAGTACCGGGCCAGGGGCTTCAGCGAGGTGGTGACCCCCAACCTGTTCAGCCCCCGGCTCTGGGAGCTCTCGGGGCACTGGCAGCACTACAGCCCCCACATCTTCTCCGTCCCTGCCACCCCCGAGACCCTCTCCCTCAAACCCATGAACTGCCCGGCCCACTG CCTGATGTTCGCCCACCGGCCGCGCTCCTGGCGGGAGCTGCCCCTGCGCCTGGCGGATTTCGGGGTCCTGCACCGCAACGAACCCCCCGGGACCCTGACGGGGCTGACGCGGGTCCGGCGCTTCCAGCAGGATGATGCCCACATTTTCTGCACCCTGGAGCAG ctggagagTGAGATTGATTCCTCCCTGGATTTCATCCGCGCCGTTTACGCCGTCCTGGGCTTTTCCTTCCGCCTGGCCCTGGCCACGCGTCCCGATGGATTCCTGGGGGACCCTGAGACTTGGGATCGTGCTGAGCAG cagctggagcggAGCCTGAAGAATtttgggcagccctgggagctgagtCCAGGGGATGGAGCCTTTTATGGGCCCAAG ATCGATATCCGGatcagggatgctctggggagGCACCATCAGTGTGGCACCATCCAGCTGGATTTCCAGATGCCTGAGAGATTCGAGCTGGAATATGCCAG ccccagcggGAGCCCGGCGAGGCCGGTGCTGATCCAtcgggctgtgctgggctccgTGGAGCGcatggtggctgtgctggccgAGAGCTACGGCGGGAGATG GCCgctctggctgtccccactGCAGGCCATGGTCATCCCACAGACCCCTGAGGTTGAGGACTATGCTCGGGAG gtgcaggcagtgctgaggaggGGGGGCCTCCTGGCTGACCTGGACGGGGACCCCGGGACCACCCTGGCACGGAAGATCCGCCGGGCCCAACTCGCCCACTACAACTTCCAGCTGG TGGtggggcggcgggagcggcagCGCGGCACCGTCAGCGTCCGGAGCCGGGAGAACCGGCAGCTCGGcgagctggagctgccccggGTGCTGCAgcggctgcaggagctgagggacgGCCGCGTTCCCGACGCCGAGCAGCGCTTCTGA